One Candidatus Nitrososphaera evergladensis SR1 genomic window carries:
- a CDS encoding cyclophilin-like fold protein produces the protein MSRVRLVAEVAGKGSAECELVRHLAPLTTSALLKGLPVQDRVHRLEDKFVYIETGLVIGAEKAKTQFKRGDLAFLPSNGAICFIIKDCTTQAMNAIGKIVNNMEIVEDVQTGDVIAVKKL, from the coding sequence GTGTCAAGGGTCCGGCTGGTGGCAGAAGTTGCGGGCAAGGGCTCTGCAGAATGCGAGCTGGTGCGACACCTTGCGCCGCTGACCACGAGCGCGCTGCTGAAGGGTCTGCCTGTGCAGGACAGAGTGCACAGGCTTGAGGACAAGTTCGTCTACATCGAAACCGGCCTTGTCATTGGCGCGGAAAAGGCAAAGACGCAGTTTAAGCGTGGCGACCTTGCGTTTCTGCCGTCAAACGGCGCCATCTGCTTTATCATAAAGGACTGCACGACGCAGGCAATGAACGCAATAGGCAAAATAGTGAACAATATGGAAATTGTCGAAGACGTGCAGACAGGCGACGTTATAGCCGTAAAAAAGTTATAG
- a CDS encoding helix-turn-helix transcriptional regulator — protein sequence MPPAQDEDLVSAYANTEKTFFELASEQRLSILFRLNEKKAKISQLAKDLNITMQEAHRNVNRLQDAGLIEKDPEGIFSLTTFGNTIIKQIPTFNYLSKHKEYFSEHILGELPFKFIMRLGALDQCEFIKGVVAILERWKDIYRESDEYIYEIVPQVPIDLIEPALSRVKEKGVKYSYVLPKNVIIPKGRKDLLKKLGHSELLTKGAIERRMVDRVQVAVILNEKQAAVMFPTQKGETDMNMIFFSTDPLFHEWCLDYFRYRWYGSDIFDESHLKEI from the coding sequence ATGCCTCCTGCCCAAGACGAAGACCTTGTGAGCGCCTACGCCAACACTGAAAAGACGTTTTTTGAGCTTGCAAGCGAGCAGCGCCTTTCGATTCTCTTCAGGCTGAACGAGAAAAAGGCCAAGATATCGCAGCTTGCCAAGGACCTTAACATAACCATGCAGGAAGCCCACAGAAACGTCAACCGCCTTCAGGATGCCGGCCTGATAGAGAAAGACCCTGAGGGCATATTCTCGCTCACGACCTTTGGCAACACGATAATCAAGCAGATCCCGACGTTTAACTACCTGTCAAAGCACAAGGAGTATTTCTCCGAGCACATCCTCGGCGAGCTCCCGTTCAAGTTCATCATGCGGCTTGGCGCGCTGGACCAGTGCGAGTTTATCAAGGGCGTGGTCGCAATACTTGAGCGCTGGAAAGACATCTACCGAGAGTCTGATGAATACATCTATGAAATAGTGCCGCAGGTGCCTATCGACCTTATCGAGCCGGCGCTCAGCAGGGTCAAGGAAAAAGGAGTGAAGTACAGTTACGTGCTTCCAAAGAACGTCATCATTCCAAAGGGGAGAAAAGACCTTTTGAAAAAACTGGGTCACAGCGAGCTTTTGACCAAGGGCGCAATAGAGCGCAGGATGGTCGACAGGGTGCAGGTTGCGGTTATCCTGAACGAAAAGCAGGCCGCCGTGATGTTTCCCACACAAAAAGGGGAGACTGACATGAACATGATATTTTTCAGCACCGACCCGCTTTTTCACGAGTGGTGCCTAGACTATTTCAGGTATAGATGGTACGGCTCGGACATATTCGATGAAAGCCACCTGAAAGAGATCTAG
- a CDS encoding uracil-DNA glycosylase family protein, with amino-acid sequence MRSRDWVVKAMFKIGFANKPCSLSKNEGLALTGAYMTAAVKCASPHNEPNPFEISNCSQHLLAEVQVLEQTIQVILTLGKVAFDAYCKLFRIERLAFTHGACYRVDDQKTLLASYHPSSEILVQGS; translated from the coding sequence TTGCGTTCTAGAGATTGGGTTGTGAAAGCCATGTTCAAAATTGGATTTGCAAACAAGCCATGTAGCTTGTCTAAGAATGAGGGGCTTGCACTAACTGGGGCATATATGACTGCTGCTGTAAAATGTGCTTCTCCGCATAATGAACCAAATCCATTTGAAATATCAAACTGTTCACAACATCTTTTGGCAGAAGTACAGGTGCTGGAACAGACTATACAAGTTATTTTGACACTTGGAAAGGTTGCTTTTGACGCATATTGCAAACTATTTAGAATTGAAAGATTAGCATTTACTCATGGTGCCTGCTATCGCGTAGATGATCAAAAGACTTTATTGGCTTCATATCATCCAAGTAGCGAAATACTAGTACAGGGAAGCTAA
- a CDS encoding dihydrolipoyl dehydrogenase family protein, whose amino-acid sequence MAQERSKNIVEKFDLIVVGSGAGLDVANAAAQSRLKVALVEKSKMGGTCLNRGCIPSKLLIHSADVAQTIRTAEQFGIRVEKFSVDFEKIIRRTNGIIDSESDGIRSALSEIDNPRLFPVECRFVGKKEILVGQDHIITAERILLASGTRPMIPKIAGLEKGVYITSDEALRLEKQPRVLTIIGGGYIAAELAHFFGSLGTKINIIQKSDMLLTREDEEVSHKFTEILSKKYNVYLGFDTQLITRRNDKIIVSAKRSKTGEDIEIESDQLLLATGRVPNSDTLALDLAGVGTDSRGYIIVDEFLETNVKGIFALGDAVGKYQFRHSANLEAQYAFNNIISHPDKKIPVNYTAMPHAIFSSPQVAAAGYTEQELREKGAKYSKSVYPYAQTAMGEAIEDNDGFVKFLVDKNDGKILGCHILGTDASILIHEVLVSMRAGSGTIGDIQRTVHIHPALSEVVSRAADAIG is encoded by the coding sequence GTGGCACAGGAAAGGTCCAAAAATATCGTCGAGAAATTCGATCTGATTGTGGTAGGAAGCGGCGCAGGGCTGGACGTGGCTAACGCCGCTGCGCAGTCTAGGCTCAAAGTTGCCCTAGTTGAAAAAAGCAAGATGGGTGGAACTTGCTTGAACAGGGGCTGCATACCGTCCAAGCTTCTGATACACAGCGCAGATGTTGCCCAGACTATTCGCACCGCGGAGCAATTTGGTATAAGGGTGGAAAAATTTTCAGTAGACTTTGAGAAAATAATCAGGCGAACAAACGGCATAATCGACTCTGAATCTGACGGGATACGAAGTGCACTTTCTGAAATAGATAATCCGCGGCTATTCCCGGTGGAGTGCCGGTTTGTTGGGAAAAAAGAGATCTTGGTAGGACAAGACCATATCATCACTGCTGAAAGAATCCTCTTGGCATCCGGTACGAGACCTATGATTCCCAAAATAGCGGGGCTGGAAAAAGGCGTGTACATCACAAGCGACGAGGCGCTTCGCCTGGAAAAGCAGCCGCGCGTTCTTACTATTATAGGCGGTGGATACATTGCGGCTGAACTGGCGCACTTTTTTGGCTCGCTTGGCACAAAGATAAACATAATCCAGAAAAGTGACATGTTGTTGACCCGAGAGGACGAGGAGGTGTCGCACAAGTTCACCGAGATACTTTCAAAAAAGTACAATGTGTATCTTGGTTTTGATACACAGCTCATAACTAGAAGAAATGATAAGATCATAGTCTCGGCAAAAAGAAGCAAGACAGGGGAAGACATAGAGATTGAATCTGACCAGCTTTTGCTGGCTACAGGCAGGGTTCCGAATTCAGACACGCTCGCACTGGATCTTGCGGGAGTTGGAACCGACAGCAGAGGCTACATAATAGTCGACGAATTCCTTGAAACGAACGTAAAGGGCATTTTTGCCCTTGGTGACGCAGTAGGCAAGTACCAATTTAGGCACAGCGCAAACCTGGAAGCGCAGTATGCGTTTAACAACATTATTTCCCATCCTGACAAAAAGATTCCTGTCAATTATACTGCGATGCCGCATGCGATTTTTAGCTCACCCCAAGTCGCAGCCGCTGGCTACACCGAGCAGGAACTGCGAGAAAAAGGGGCAAAATATTCAAAGTCGGTTTATCCGTACGCGCAGACTGCAATGGGCGAAGCTATTGAGGACAACGATGGTTTTGTTAAGTTCCTTGTAGACAAAAATGACGGGAAAATTCTTGGATGCCACATTCTTGGCACAGACGCGTCGATCCTCATACATGAGGTACTTGTTTCAATGAGGGCAGGCAGCGGAACCATAGGGGACATACAAAGGACCGTCCACATCCACCCAGCTTTGTCAGAAGTCGTCTCTAGAGCCGCCGATGCCATCGGATAA
- a CDS encoding MarR family transcriptional regulator: MGGNKNKPAAKQDKGTAVGPAGEIKPAAKEEKKKPQQKQRLAVTIDENQGMKAIQGMKAITVQSVAKAAGVKISVANSLVKTLEAKGVVKKVGGYSGHRVYAKVK, translated from the coding sequence ATGGGCGGAAACAAGAACAAGCCGGCGGCAAAGCAGGACAAGGGAACGGCAGTTGGGCCTGCAGGCGAGATAAAGCCGGCAGCAAAGGAAGAGAAGAAAAAGCCGCAGCAAAAGCAAAGGCTTGCGGTAACCATTGACGAGAACCAGGGCATGAAGGCCATCCAGGGCATGAAGGCGATCACTGTCCAGTCGGTTGCCAAGGCTGCAGGAGTCAAGATCTCGGTGGCAAATTCGCTTGTCAAGACGCTTGAAGCCAAGGGAGTAGTCAAGAAGGTCGGCGGGTACAGCGGCCACAGGGTCTACGCGAAGGTCAAGTAG
- a CDS encoding ATP-dependent DNA ligase, which yields MDFQPLVETFGKMEETSSRLALTDHLVALLKETPADLIDKVTYLIQGKLYPDYEGIEMGLAERMALRAIASSSSRSMSEVEAIYRKKGDIGDAAREAMESKGQSTLFSEQMTVERVYCTFDKIAKTTGPGSQETKLRLVASLLNDSTPDEGRYIMKFVMGALRLGIADYTVLDALAIAFTGDKANRKVLENAYNVSSDLGTVAKLLATKGLAAVKAVQITLFKPIRPMLAERVSTAEEAMERMDSRAAIEYKLDGERVQIHKGRDRVELFSRRLEKITDHYPDVSKAAMSLACKEAIMEGEVVAVNLQTGEYLPFQQLMHRRRKHGIEEAMENYPVVINLFDILYLDGKSRTELPYEERRKLLEKTVKGAKDNGIMLKIVPQVVATEPAEIDRFMASAIENGCEGVMVKMPSSTYRAGAREYLWVKLKREYRTELADTLDLVIVGALHGRGRRVGKYGALLLAAYDPKEDIFRSVTKVGTGFTDIHLDQFYRELEKHVIHQKHARVDTGMSMEVWFEPVIVIEVIASEITLSPSHMAAMDAIKEGYGLALRFPKFTGKIRDDKEPEGATTTDEIVTMYRRQLKIHSEAAKSKEQEKKKKESEEGEE from the coding sequence GTGGATTTCCAGCCTCTGGTAGAGACGTTTGGCAAGATGGAGGAGACGTCCAGCAGGCTGGCCCTTACCGATCACTTGGTTGCACTGTTGAAAGAGACGCCGGCGGACCTGATAGACAAGGTGACGTACCTCATACAGGGCAAATTATATCCAGACTATGAAGGCATAGAGATGGGCCTTGCAGAGCGCATGGCGCTCCGGGCAATAGCAAGCTCGTCAAGCAGGAGCATGTCCGAAGTTGAAGCGATTTACCGTAAGAAAGGCGACATTGGAGACGCCGCACGCGAGGCGATGGAGTCAAAGGGCCAGTCGACGCTGTTTTCAGAGCAGATGACGGTAGAGCGCGTCTATTGCACTTTTGATAAGATTGCCAAGACGACTGGCCCCGGGTCGCAGGAAACGAAACTGCGCCTTGTCGCAAGCCTGCTCAACGACTCTACGCCGGACGAGGGGCGCTACATCATGAAGTTTGTCATGGGAGCGCTCAGGCTTGGCATAGCAGATTACACTGTGCTTGACGCGCTTGCCATTGCGTTTACCGGCGACAAGGCAAACAGAAAAGTTCTGGAGAACGCCTACAACGTTTCAAGCGACCTTGGCACGGTTGCAAAGCTGCTTGCGACAAAAGGTCTTGCCGCAGTCAAGGCGGTGCAGATAACCCTGTTCAAGCCCATCAGGCCGATGCTTGCCGAGCGCGTTTCCACCGCTGAAGAGGCGATGGAGCGCATGGACAGCCGCGCGGCAATAGAATACAAGCTGGACGGCGAGCGGGTCCAGATCCACAAAGGCAGAGACCGCGTCGAGCTTTTTTCACGCAGGCTGGAAAAGATAACCGACCACTACCCAGACGTCAGCAAGGCGGCAATGTCGCTTGCCTGCAAGGAGGCAATAATGGAGGGAGAGGTCGTGGCGGTAAACCTGCAGACGGGGGAATACCTGCCGTTTCAGCAGCTGATGCACCGAAGGCGCAAGCACGGAATCGAAGAGGCTATGGAAAACTACCCTGTGGTCATCAACCTTTTTGACATCCTCTACCTTGATGGCAAGAGCAGGACTGAACTGCCGTACGAAGAACGCCGCAAGCTCTTGGAAAAGACAGTCAAAGGCGCCAAGGACAACGGGATAATGCTGAAAATAGTGCCGCAGGTCGTTGCTACAGAGCCGGCAGAAATAGACCGGTTTATGGCCTCTGCGATAGAGAACGGCTGCGAAGGCGTCATGGTAAAGATGCCGTCAAGCACGTACCGCGCAGGAGCCCGCGAGTACCTGTGGGTGAAACTAAAGCGCGAATACAGAACAGAACTTGCAGACACGCTTGACCTTGTCATCGTAGGCGCGCTGCACGGTCGGGGAAGGCGCGTGGGCAAGTACGGCGCCCTGCTTTTGGCGGCGTACGACCCAAAGGAGGATATTTTCCGTAGCGTGACAAAGGTGGGGACCGGATTTACTGACATACACCTTGACCAGTTTTACCGCGAGCTGGAAAAGCACGTGATACACCAAAAGCACGCCCGAGTGGACACGGGCATGAGCATGGAAGTTTGGTTTGAGCCTGTGATTGTTATTGAAGTCATTGCGTCGGAAATTACCCTGAGCCCGTCGCACATGGCGGCGATGGATGCCATAAAGGAAGGCTATGGCCTCGCACTGCGGTTCCCCAAGTTCACAGGGAAAATCCGCGACGACAAAGAGCCCGAGGGCGCAACCACCACTGACGAGATTGTGACCATGTACCGGCGCCAGCTAAAGATCCACTCGGAAGCTGCCAAGTCAAAAGAGCAAGAGAAAAAGAAAAAGGAAAGTGAAGAAGGAGAAGAATGA
- a CDS encoding ferritin-like domain-containing protein — MVAIEKSASSKKKCKSSDHLRNSLFQDIRIGKTLSKSKNSQPASADAEGVSPPSRSEIIAGLNEDLAREYKSIIQYAVFSSTLKGPEYGDIAEQLKKHASQELAHALEVARQIDYLGGDPTVKSKDAEFSDDSKKMLEIDLRAEQETIKNYRERIIQAERGGEFALSEKLRGIIAQEQDHEIDLKDALGLR; from the coding sequence ATGGTAGCAATTGAAAAATCCGCATCCTCAAAAAAGAAGTGCAAATCTTCGGATCACCTTCGAAACTCTTTATTCCAAGATATACGCATAGGTAAAACATTGTCAAAAAGTAAGAATTCTCAGCCCGCGTCGGCAGACGCTGAAGGGGTGTCGCCTCCCAGCAGAAGTGAGATTATTGCAGGATTAAACGAAGATCTTGCTAGGGAATACAAGTCGATAATTCAGTATGCGGTCTTTAGTTCCACATTAAAAGGACCGGAGTATGGAGATATTGCAGAGCAGCTAAAAAAACATGCCTCACAGGAACTTGCGCATGCGCTGGAAGTGGCTAGGCAGATTGACTACCTGGGCGGAGACCCTACGGTGAAAAGCAAAGACGCGGAATTTTCGGACGATTCAAAAAAGATGCTAGAGATAGATCTTAGAGCAGAACAAGAAACTATCAAAAACTACAGGGAAAGGATTATTCAAGCAGAACGCGGTGGGGAATTTGCCCTTTCCGAAAAACTAAGAGGCATTATCGCGCAGGAGCAAGACCATGAAATAGATCTCAAAGATGCACTCGGGCTGCGATGA
- a CDS encoding Rieske 2Fe-2S domain-containing protein produces MPRYTTALRKGDLQEGKPVRVDVGGKAIVLVMVSGKVYAMDAVCSHEGGPLEDGTIEEYSLICPWHQGIFDIRTAKASPETDWVTDLHSYGVVIEDKSGLISIDTNPSASNSPSSVGGGGGASHGIAPQETAVAEEDVVVPARPLKFELKLLEKVSHAGTDVMSFRFSRTDDQDKTSNNKLNYRAGQYSVVDLGTREDPEGPTRSFTIASSPTEKDAIMITTRIRDTPFKQKLSKLEEGTAVKITAPAGKFTLPEEDYSRPLVFLSGGIGVTPFRSMIKYASDKQLPIKITMFDANRNKANIIFKEEFDSCAKANAKLKIIYTISEEEAKIPSSDWNGERGYIDKTMLTKYLTKDELANSIFYICGPPAMLNAMRQLLSEEIRVPQDRIKIEVFTGY; encoded by the coding sequence ATGCCGAGGTACACTACGGCGTTAAGAAAAGGGGATTTGCAAGAGGGTAAACCCGTCAGGGTCGATGTTGGCGGTAAGGCAATCGTTCTTGTTATGGTATCCGGCAAGGTTTATGCGATGGATGCGGTTTGTTCGCACGAAGGGGGTCCGCTGGAAGATGGAACGATTGAAGAATACTCTCTTATTTGTCCCTGGCACCAAGGAATTTTTGACATACGTACGGCTAAAGCGTCTCCTGAAACTGATTGGGTTACGGACCTACATTCTTACGGAGTTGTCATCGAAGACAAAAGCGGATTGATTTCAATAGACACAAATCCCAGCGCGTCTAATTCGCCTAGTAGCGTGGGTGGCGGTGGTGGTGCGAGTCATGGTATCGCGCCGCAGGAAACCGCGGTTGCGGAGGAAGATGTAGTCGTGCCAGCACGACCGCTGAAATTCGAATTGAAGTTGCTGGAGAAAGTGTCTCATGCGGGAACGGATGTCATGTCCTTTAGATTTTCTCGTACCGATGACCAGGATAAGACTAGTAATAATAAGCTAAACTACAGAGCAGGACAGTATTCCGTAGTTGATTTGGGAACCAGAGAAGACCCGGAGGGGCCAACTCGCTCTTTTACGATAGCATCTTCGCCGACAGAAAAAGATGCTATCATGATTACCACAAGGATAAGGGACACGCCATTCAAGCAAAAGCTTTCAAAGTTGGAGGAGGGAACAGCAGTAAAAATCACAGCTCCTGCCGGCAAATTTACCCTTCCTGAAGAAGACTATTCAAGGCCATTGGTGTTTTTGTCAGGCGGAATAGGAGTGACCCCGTTTAGAAGCATGATAAAATATGCTTCGGACAAGCAGTTGCCCATAAAGATAACGATGTTCGATGCCAACAGAAATAAAGCAAACATCATATTCAAAGAAGAGTTTGACAGCTGCGCAAAAGCCAATGCCAAATTGAAGATTATCTATACAATTTCAGAGGAAGAGGCAAAAATTCCATCATCGGATTGGAACGGCGAAAGGGGGTACATAGACAAGACAATGCTGACAAAATATTTAACGAAAGACGAGCTAGCCAATTCCATCTTTTACATATGCGGTCCTCCTGCCATGCTAAATGCCATGCGGCAGCTTCTGTCAGAAGAGATCAGGGTGCCTCAGGACAGGATCAAAATAGAAGTATTTACCGGCTACTAG
- a CDS encoding DUF1801 domain-containing protein, with product MTSHPLGRNAFYIIWHRATMNKNNPSKLIDKQIADMADWRGEMLAKLRKLVHEADPSLKEEWKWNTAVWTHDNGLVCAAGAFKDHIKINFFKGASLEDPHKLFNAGFEAKATRAIDFHEGDGINESALKDLIRAAVAYNNNKMKK from the coding sequence TTGACAAGCCACCCCTTGGGGCGGAATGCCTTTTATATTATCTGGCATAGGGCAACTATGAACAAGAATAATCCATCAAAACTGATTGATAAACAAATTGCAGACATGGCCGATTGGCGCGGTGAAATGTTGGCAAAGCTGCGCAAGCTTGTCCATGAAGCGGATCCAAGCCTTAAAGAAGAATGGAAGTGGAATACTGCAGTCTGGACTCACGATAACGGGCTTGTTTGTGCAGCAGGAGCTTTCAAGGATCACATCAAGATTAACTTTTTCAAGGGCGCCTCCTTGGAAGATCCGCACAAATTGTTCAATGCAGGCTTTGAAGCAAAGGCGACAAGGGCAATCGATTTTCACGAAGGCGATGGCATTAACGAGTCTGCCTTGAAGGATCTCATTCGTGCTGCAGTTGCGTACAACAATAATAAAATGAAAAAATGA
- a CDS encoding DNA-directed RNA polymerase subunit K, whose product MVIKRFTKKPAARKSAVSKTKGKKGAEEEVEETKKSNRPADEVVTYSEQEYELKEVPAQGNKILIGLPWLTRFERARITGARALQLSLGAPPLIKPDGANTSIALAMLEVEKKALPISIRRILPNGMYQDIPIDWMK is encoded by the coding sequence TTGGTAATCAAGCGCTTTACAAAAAAACCTGCCGCACGCAAGTCTGCCGTGTCCAAGACCAAGGGTAAAAAGGGCGCGGAAGAGGAAGTAGAGGAGACCAAGAAGTCGAACCGCCCAGCCGACGAGGTGGTGACTTATTCAGAGCAAGAGTACGAGCTGAAAGAAGTCCCGGCGCAAGGAAACAAGATCCTCATTGGTCTGCCGTGGCTCACAAGGTTTGAGCGCGCAAGGATAACTGGAGCCCGCGCGCTGCAGCTGTCACTGGGTGCGCCGCCTCTGATAAAGCCAGACGGTGCAAACACATCCATTGCGCTTGCGATGCTTGAAGTCGAGAAAAAGGCGCTCCCAATATCGATACGCCGCATCCTGCCAAACGGCATGTACCAGGACATACCTATCGACTGGATGAAATAA
- a CDS encoding dihydrofolate reductase family protein → MGKVAAGMSMSMDGFIAGPNDDVERPLGDGGERLHEWLYDLASWRKLHGLAGGKTSRDAEILEESFNTSGAFVMGRRMFDLGERYWGDNPPFHMPVFVVTHNAQEKLVKQGGTTFAFVTDGIESALRQAQEAAGDKNVLVLGGANIIQQYLKAGLLDEIQVHLVPVLLGGGRRMFDNIDTGHIELERTRVIESPRVTHLGFRVVKKN, encoded by the coding sequence GTGGGAAAAGTTGCTGCGGGCATGTCAATGTCGATGGACGGATTTATTGCCGGGCCAAATGACGATGTCGAGCGGCCCCTGGGCGATGGCGGCGAACGGCTCCACGAATGGTTATACGATCTGGCGAGCTGGCGCAAACTCCACGGTCTTGCCGGCGGCAAGACGAGCCGCGACGCCGAGATTCTTGAAGAATCATTCAACACTTCAGGAGCATTTGTTATGGGCAGACGAATGTTTGACCTTGGGGAAAGGTATTGGGGCGACAACCCTCCTTTTCACATGCCGGTGTTCGTAGTCACGCACAATGCGCAAGAAAAGCTGGTCAAACAAGGGGGCACGACATTTGCCTTTGTCACCGACGGCATTGAAAGCGCTCTGCGGCAAGCGCAAGAAGCCGCCGGCGACAAAAATGTCCTGGTATTAGGTGGCGCAAACATCATCCAGCAGTACTTAAAAGCAGGGCTGCTTGACGAAATACAGGTTCACTTAGTGCCCGTACTGCTCGGCGGCGGTAGGAGGATGTTCGACAATATCGACACAGGACACATTGAGCTGGAAAGAACCAGGGTAATAGAGTCCCCACGTGTGACGCACCTTGGGTTCCGCGTCGTAAAGAAAAATTAA